A section of the Paenibacillus aurantius genome encodes:
- a CDS encoding DUF1273 domain-containing protein translates to MKTVLVTGYKAAELGIYSLKHEGIPIIKKALRKRIEALLDEGLEWVIVSGQWGVELWAAEAALELKEDHPQLRLAVITPFLEQEERWKDDKKECYQEVLRKADYVNSVSHKKYEGPWQFKETNKFLLRNSDGLLLVYDEDMEGSPRFLKELARSHAEHYEYPILTITAEDLQSTAEEQLPDFDGQEG, encoded by the coding sequence TTGAAAACGGTACTGGTAACCGGGTATAAGGCGGCGGAGCTCGGCATTTATTCGCTCAAGCACGAAGGCATCCCCATTATCAAAAAAGCTCTGCGCAAGCGCATCGAAGCCCTGCTCGACGAAGGCTTGGAATGGGTGATCGTAAGCGGGCAGTGGGGAGTGGAGCTGTGGGCGGCGGAGGCGGCTCTTGAGCTTAAGGAGGACCATCCTCAGCTCCGGCTCGCCGTCATTACGCCTTTCCTGGAGCAGGAGGAAAGATGGAAGGATGACAAAAAGGAGTGCTACCAGGAAGTGTTGAGAAAGGCTGATTACGTGAACAGCGTTTCCCATAAGAAATACGAAGGGCCGTGGCAGTTCAAGGAAACGAATAAATTTCTCCTCCGGAACTCCGACGGGCTTCTGCTTGTGTATGACGAAGACATGGAAGGGTCCCCGCGCTTCCTGAAGGAGCTCGCCCGGTCGCATGCCGAGCATTATGAATACCCGATTCTTACGATCACGGCGGAGGACTTGCAGAGTACGGCGGAGGAGCAGCTCCCCGATTTCGACGGACAGGAAGGTTAG
- a CDS encoding MFS transporter — translation MWRNRNVWIIWSGEMVAGLGLWMSIIANLEFMQRYVPSDFMKSLILFAGLLAGVLVGPLAGRVIDASRKKTVLLYAGFGRMLSVAFMFLALHYSSVGWMVVFAVVLQISAAFYFPALQALVPMVVKEEELLAMNGVHMNVGTVSRILGTALGGAMLAVMSLYTLYMASLVAYVLLQIATWFLSVQESASVSGTGILSGEKAGDKLEEPANGRTAGEGKRRTGGFAEILPLLKTMPVVKSALLLTIVPTLFIGGFNLMVINISELQNNVQIKGLLYTVEGTSFILGALLVKRFFSKGVMLRRLLAFSLLIAVAQSSLFYGDHRIMSMVSFGLFGLCAGGFFPVVATIFQTGIPKEYHGRFFSFRAMFDRVLFQVVLLGTGFLLDTIGFKRMVLVFGGLSLLLTAYYTVQERRMAAGTRPVKGLGEPV, via the coding sequence ATGTGGAGAAACCGCAACGTATGGATTATATGGTCGGGCGAAATGGTGGCTGGCCTCGGGTTATGGATGTCCATCATCGCCAATTTGGAATTTATGCAGCGGTATGTGCCGTCGGATTTTATGAAGTCCCTTATTTTGTTTGCCGGGCTGCTGGCGGGGGTGCTGGTCGGGCCTCTGGCGGGAAGAGTGATTGATGCGAGCCGAAAAAAAACGGTGCTCCTCTATGCCGGATTCGGCCGGATGCTGAGCGTGGCGTTCATGTTTCTGGCGCTTCACTATTCCTCCGTAGGCTGGATGGTGGTCTTTGCGGTTGTTCTGCAAATCTCGGCGGCCTTCTATTTTCCGGCCCTGCAGGCACTGGTGCCGATGGTCGTGAAGGAGGAAGAGCTTCTGGCCATGAACGGCGTCCACATGAACGTCGGCACCGTTTCGCGGATTCTCGGCACGGCTCTCGGAGGGGCGATGCTTGCCGTGATGAGCCTGTATACGCTGTACATGGCTTCCCTGGTGGCCTACGTTCTGCTTCAGATCGCCACCTGGTTCCTAAGCGTACAGGAATCGGCTTCGGTTTCCGGGACCGGGATCCTTTCCGGTGAAAAGGCAGGTGATAAGCTCGAGGAGCCGGCAAACGGCCGGACGGCCGGGGAAGGTAAGCGCAGAACGGGCGGCTTCGCCGAGATCTTGCCGCTGTTAAAGACGATGCCTGTCGTGAAGTCGGCTCTCCTGCTGACGATCGTGCCCACCTTGTTCATCGGGGGCTTTAACCTGATGGTTATCAACATCAGCGAGCTGCAGAACAACGTGCAGATCAAAGGCCTGCTGTATACGGTGGAGGGGACCAGCTTTATCCTGGGGGCCCTGCTAGTTAAGCGTTTCTTCAGCAAGGGTGTCATGCTCCGCAGGCTGCTCGCTTTCTCCCTTCTGATCGCCGTCGCCCAGTCCTCTCTCTTCTACGGGGATCACCGGATTATGTCGATGGTTTCCTTCGGCTTGTTCGGGCTTTGTGCAGGCGGGTTCTTCCCGGTGGTCGCAACCATCTTTCAGACGGGAATCCCGAAGGAGTACCATGGCCGATTCTTCTCGTTCCGGGCGATGTTCGACCGGGTCCTGTTCCAGGTGGTGCTGCTCGGCACCGGGTTTCTGCTCGATACCATCGGGTTCAAGCGGATGGTCCTCGTCTTCGGCGGGCTGTCTCTGCTGCTGACGGCCTACTATACCGTGCAGGAAAGACGGATGGCGGCGGGAACGCGTCCGGTCAAAGGGCTGGGGGAGCCGGTATAG
- a CDS encoding ABC transporter ATP-binding protein, whose translation MNAVLSVRGISKTIGGKTLVEGISFEIGKGEIFGLLGPNGAGKTTTIRMLVGLIEPTSGSIAVCGHDVRKARREAMRGVGAIVENPELYGYLSGEENLRQFARLSRLEGADERIREVARLVGLEERLQEKVKRYSLGMRQRLGLAQALLHRPSLLILDEPTNGLDPAGMREFRQLLRTLASEGTAILLSSHLLGEIEQVCDRVGVIQNGRWVLTSAVGELGDPSQGRRLLIHVDSAEKALACLDAEGIEVRARFVSPAVISLVPPAESMNPLLKTLLNGGITIHRLEEQNTSLEDKFLEITGGNQG comes from the coding sequence ATGAATGCCGTGCTGTCAGTCCGTGGAATCAGCAAAACCATTGGCGGAAAAACGCTGGTGGAGGGGATTTCCTTTGAAATAGGAAAGGGAGAAATATTCGGTCTGCTGGGTCCGAACGGGGCGGGGAAGACGACGACGATCCGCATGCTGGTCGGCCTGATCGAACCGACGTCGGGAAGCATTGCCGTCTGCGGGCATGATGTCCGCAAAGCCCGTCGCGAGGCGATGCGCGGTGTGGGCGCCATCGTCGAGAACCCGGAGCTCTACGGCTACTTGAGCGGAGAAGAGAACCTGAGGCAGTTTGCCCGGCTGTCCCGCTTGGAGGGAGCCGACGAACGCATCCGCGAGGTGGCCCGACTGGTCGGCCTGGAGGAGCGCCTGCAGGAGAAGGTCAAGCGCTATTCACTAGGGATGCGTCAGCGGCTGGGGCTTGCCCAAGCCCTTCTTCACAGGCCTTCCCTGCTCATCCTGGACGAACCGACGAACGGGCTGGATCCGGCCGGCATGAGGGAGTTCCGCCAGCTGCTCCGGACGCTGGCTTCCGAGGGAACGGCCATCCTCCTCTCGTCCCACCTGCTGGGCGAGATCGAGCAGGTGTGCGACCGGGTCGGCGTCATTCAGAACGGGCGCTGGGTGCTCACCTCCGCGGTTGGAGAACTCGGCGACCCGTCGCAGGGGCGGCGCCTGCTGATCCACGTGGATTCGGCCGAGAAAGCGTTGGCCTGCCTGGATGCGGAAGGGATCGAGGTGCGGGCCCGGTTTGTGAGCCCTGCCGTGATTTCTCTGGTGCCGCCCGCGGAATCGATGAATCCGCTGCTTAAGACCCTGCTGAACGGGGGCATCACGATTCACCGGCTGGAAGAGCAGAATACGTCCCTCGAGGACAAGTTTCTGGAAATTACCGGAGGGAACCAAGGATGA
- a CDS encoding ABC transporter permease subunit, which yields MSECLDVIRNEWIKLLRRKRFLVVLLLGLGIAAFFLAVEYKHAKQLSLYNSPDYQRQQLERWIQDTERALADDKKLAGAERQAMEESVQSMKKELEELEQHSGVPAPFDEEKAKSRVAGLKESLASLPPEHKNSRGSLEIELMKAEYLLDNRVAVNDKRFGEGMTMWRAMKDFMEIGPLLFIPMLCVLLVSDIISGEMTAGTVKLLLIRPVSRGRIYLGKFLTSITASVVVVTILLAVIAGFSYVLFGADGADNPEAVGVSYYKAQEMMEGRMTEVTVVDPSDAHIVSAGTYFLVSLLLTVLATVVMTGLGFFASVLVRSAAVSTGLAMSVVVMGLAIQGTARGMGFLKGLATTHFNLGRVWSGEVYQSFGVSTTLPESLLILLAWSAGMYLLGYVLFTRRDILA from the coding sequence ATGAGCGAATGCCTGGATGTGATCCGCAACGAATGGATCAAGCTTCTCAGAAGAAAGAGATTTCTTGTCGTGCTTCTGCTTGGGCTCGGTATAGCCGCCTTCTTCCTGGCGGTGGAATACAAGCACGCGAAACAGCTCAGCCTCTATAACAGCCCGGATTACCAGAGGCAGCAGCTGGAACGATGGATTCAAGACACGGAGCGGGCATTGGCCGATGATAAGAAGCTGGCGGGAGCAGAACGTCAAGCGATGGAAGAGTCCGTTCAATCCATGAAGAAGGAGCTGGAGGAGCTCGAGCAGCATTCTGGCGTGCCTGCGCCTTTCGATGAGGAGAAAGCGAAAAGCCGGGTCGCCGGGTTAAAAGAATCCCTTGCTTCCCTGCCGCCCGAGCATAAGAATTCCCGCGGAAGCCTGGAGATTGAGCTCATGAAGGCTGAGTACCTCCTCGACAACCGGGTAGCGGTTAACGATAAGCGATTCGGGGAAGGGATGACGATGTGGAGAGCCATGAAGGATTTCATGGAGATCGGCCCGCTCCTGTTCATCCCCATGCTCTGCGTACTGCTCGTATCCGATATCATTTCCGGGGAAATGACCGCCGGGACCGTGAAGCTGCTTCTGATCCGGCCCGTTTCCAGAGGGAGGATTTACCTGGGCAAATTCCTCACCTCGATAACGGCGTCCGTCGTTGTCGTGACAATCCTGCTCGCCGTCATTGCGGGGTTCTCGTACGTCTTGTTTGGCGCAGACGGAGCGGACAATCCCGAAGCGGTAGGGGTCAGCTATTACAAGGCCCAGGAGATGATGGAAGGCCGTATGACGGAGGTAACGGTGGTTGACCCAAGCGATGCCCATATCGTGTCCGCCGGCACCTACTTCCTGGTCAGCCTGCTGCTCACCGTTCTGGCGACAGTCGTGATGACCGGACTCGGCTTCTTCGCCTCGGTGCTCGTCCGGTCGGCAGCCGTCAGTACCGGACTGGCCATGAGCGTTGTCGTCATGGGACTGGCCATCCAGGGCACAGCCCGGGGGATGGGCTTCCTGAAGGGACTGGCGACCACTCATTTTAACCTCGGCCGGGTCTGGTCCGGAGAGGTATACCAGAGCTTCGGCGTTTCGACGACTCTTCCCGAAAGCCTGCTCATCCTTCTGGCCTGGTCAGCGGGGATGTATCTGCTCGGGTATGTTTTATTCACTCGGAGGGACATTCTGGCTTAA